A genomic region of Sulfobacillus acidophilus DSM 10332 contains the following coding sequences:
- a CDS encoding hypothetical protein (KEGG: gka:GK2912 hypothetical protein) has product MRSFLAILWHFWPSFKAYEQSWDVAWPTITCPNGHGPLAKNGTYCRDYVDAQGAHSLRVQRYRCRPCQQTWTLFPTFATPFSAYAQGVVWAVAIWHREHGWSWRRRIQAWCTAHHVPVHIRTLQRWARQWSRRMTACLQQLMVWIADNGYREQVDVWGRVDTDTAFQAWRQLWRGLQQRMAAWRRGSLWVGPTLLGLGCHTECRMARGPTAGVGSGD; this is encoded by the coding sequence TTGCGATCTTTCTTGGCTATCTTATGGCATTTTTGGCCGTCCTTCAAGGCCTATGAGCAGAGTTGGGACGTTGCCTGGCCCACGATTACGTGCCCGAACGGGCACGGCCCTCTCGCAAAAAACGGGACCTATTGCCGCGATTACGTGGATGCCCAAGGAGCCCATTCGCTACGCGTGCAACGGTATCGCTGCCGGCCCTGCCAGCAGACGTGGACGCTGTTCCCCACGTTTGCCACCCCGTTTTCGGCGTATGCCCAAGGCGTCGTCTGGGCGGTCGCCATCTGGCATCGGGAACACGGGTGGTCTTGGCGGCGACGCATTCAAGCGTGGTGCACGGCCCATCATGTTCCCGTCCATATTCGCACGTTGCAACGCTGGGCGCGACAGTGGAGCCGACGCATGACGGCCTGTTTGCAACAATTGATGGTCTGGATTGCGGACAACGGCTATCGGGAGCAGGTGGATGTCTGGGGGCGGGTGGACACGGATACGGCGTTTCAGGCATGGCGACAGTTGTGGCGCGGCCTGCAGCAGCGTATGGCCGCGTGGCGGAGGGGATCCCTTTGGGTGGGACCGACGCTCTTGGGTTTAGGCTGTCACACGGAATGCCGAATGGCACGGGGACCAACGGCTGGGGTAGGGTCAGGTGATTGA
- a CDS encoding transposase IS3/IS911 family protein (PFAM: Transposase~InterPro IPR002514~KEGG: gtn:GTNG_3489 IS426 transposase~PFAM: Transposase IS3/IS911~SPTR: Transposase IS3/IS911 family protein): MIPMSQTYAPEFKQQVVREVRETGNAALVARQHQLNPSMVRRWVREALTAEYPDPQALSLAEENVRLKRLLAERDLQIAMLQDFLRKKGMRW, encoded by the coding sequence ATGATTCCGATGAGTCAAACCTATGCACCCGAATTTAAACAGCAAGTGGTACGCGAAGTACGAGAAACCGGTAATGCGGCCCTGGTAGCCCGGCAACATCAGCTGAACCCCTCCATGGTGCGCCGCTGGGTCCGGGAAGCCTTAACCGCAGAATATCCGGATCCGCAAGCCTTGTCGTTAGCCGAAGAAAACGTGCGCCTAAAGCGGCTGTTAGCGGAGCGCGACCTTCAAATTGCGATGCTCCAGGATTTTCTCCGCAAAAAGGGGATGCGGTGGTGA
- a CDS encoding AAA ATPase (COGs: COG3267 Type II secretory pathway component ExeA (predicted ATPase)~Contains Selenocysteine~KEGG: tjr:TherJR_2645 AAA ATPase~SPTR: AAA ATPase;~manually curated) has translation MLRGYFGFTREPFSKELDPTEYFPHNGFQELHARLTIMVETRAUGLVTGDIGSGKSSAVRRLAAGLDPHRHPVVYCAESQLTPFDFYSLVLEAFGMTPRFQRSQARRQFLTLMTDLFDQQHKVPVLIIDEAQNLPATMLQELRFITNTQMDAVTPFACILVGQPDLRAQLRLRYFEPIQQRIALRYHLGGLSESETQAYVAHHCKLAGATHPLMAPSALSLLYTTTHGIPRLINLFAVQALWAAAAAHADIVDEAHMQQAIADWRDGS, from the coding sequence ATGCTTAGAGGCTATTTTGGCTTTACCCGCGAGCCGTTCAGCAAAGAGCTCGATCCCACGGAATACTTTCCGCACAACGGATTTCAGGAATTACACGCTCGGCTCACCATCATGGTCGAAACCCGTGCCTGAGGGCTCGTGACCGGGGACATTGGATCGGGGAAATCGAGCGCCGTCCGGCGGCTAGCCGCCGGCTTAGATCCCCATCGCCACCCCGTAGTCTACTGCGCCGAGTCTCAATTGACGCCATTCGATTTTTATTCCTTGGTACTGGAGGCTTTCGGCATGACGCCACGCTTTCAGCGATCCCAGGCGCGGCGTCAATTCTTGACGCTTATGACCGATCTGTTTGACCAACAGCATAAAGTACCGGTCCTCATTATTGACGAGGCTCAAAATCTTCCCGCCACCATGCTCCAAGAACTCCGGTTCATCACCAATACCCAAATGGACGCCGTCACGCCCTTTGCGTGCATCTTGGTGGGACAACCCGACTTGCGAGCCCAGCTACGACTACGATACTTTGAACCGATTCAACAACGCATCGCCTTGCGCTACCATTTAGGCGGCCTGTCCGAGTCGGAAACGCAGGCCTATGTCGCACATCATTGTAAGCTTGCAGGCGCGACCCATCCGTTGATGGCGCCCTCAGCCTTGAGTCTACTCTATACCACCACCCACGGCATCCCGCGGCTCATCAACCTGTTCGCCGTCCAAGCACTCTGGGCTGCAGCGGCGGCCCATGCGGACATCGTTGATGAGGCACACATGCAACAGGCCATTGCCGACTGGCGCGACGGCAGTTGA
- a CDS encoding Peptidase S53 propeptide (PFAM: Y_Y_Y domain; Pro-kumamolisin, activation domain~COGs: COG4934 protease~InterPro IPR015366:IPR011123~KEGG: aca:ACP_1300 peptidase, S53 family~PFAM: Peptidase S53, propeptide; Two component regulator three Y~SPTR: Peptidase, S53 family), translating to MTRLFWWTLTTSSLLVIATVPPVAAASLPNMLTLRQWSQQVVSWLPHTPAYAKTLLHQDFSALATLHGPRTVDVVVDTEKRMAALAAYTAAVSTPGNPLYHHFLSPSAVEARFGPTPADIQSAEAALTAAGWSVTGVAGFIMKATISHPNHAGMPVSPAIWAVSGLLPHGLIRPQATKITTLSAPLANLGFNEPPAVIQQTRDSAGDIISVLSWNPHMASQVPAGLPLNIFVMAQTSIGTPIAISHVDQITDTNSNLGVAGAQAMPGTQNTLWQVPIAGFTAQPAGDIVQIAVTLANGETATANFTLPAITGNATILSPFTPSQVDQVDGWSTFPANTPPVAVLTIGQPPSLADLSATLTQSQWSPPGVTFHYEDGASNNETGTANEYTEAELDLEAVASAAPHSPIEEYVYPDSDPNDPLVGFLTQLTQQTAAKIASLSYGFYGEDPATLSSLMNILTAEGVTVVQASGDQGAWNGGSDPGPAGLSQLEQIPSVLSVGGLDTAAPATLDANGNVVNINGPAIFKAWGGDYMNGLPPAVAQAYTSQNAASSGGYSTTIPVPSWESPFLPANASGFGVPIIAAPAGAPGFSGYQGGQQAIFGGTSLAAPLTAGWLADAETLMGTSQSGMGNINPLLFQTAQAHPSLFTQALWGSNGVYSVTSPSPGSWNPVTGLGMVNWSGLALADATSPASVTPTLSLKAPATTIGQLATLSADINGVSSAKYQFWLKNPANGTWISSGPYSSNAQFQFRPSIAGNWEAVVYALLPQGTTLMANTTLSVSPTGSMVTSLTITTASASPFVNPGQTVTISADGTDTGNQPEYQFWLRGPNDQWRLVQNYSSTESLSLLNLQPGSYAISVYALDAAQVAAHAWNQAYTETTVIYVGSNVAASVPATGSVNQPLTVTGLASDITAAQYQWWIESPSGQWTSSGAYQSSPVWTFTPTQSGTYTLILYAKDPLALATEANAISTRTTVFVQ from the coding sequence ATGACACGTCTTTTTTGGTGGACCCTTACTACGTCGAGTTTACTGGTAATAGCGACCGTTCCTCCGGTTGCAGCTGCCTCGTTGCCCAATATGCTGACGTTACGCCAATGGTCACAGCAAGTGGTGTCTTGGTTACCCCATACCCCGGCCTATGCCAAGACCCTATTACATCAGGATTTTTCTGCATTGGCCACCCTTCATGGTCCCCGCACGGTAGACGTGGTCGTAGACACGGAAAAGCGCATGGCTGCCTTGGCTGCCTACACCGCGGCCGTCAGCACGCCCGGAAATCCGCTATACCATCACTTTTTATCACCAAGTGCCGTCGAAGCGCGCTTTGGTCCTACCCCTGCCGATATCCAGTCGGCGGAGGCCGCACTGACCGCGGCGGGCTGGTCCGTCACCGGTGTCGCCGGCTTTATCATGAAGGCCACCATTTCACATCCCAATCACGCGGGCATGCCGGTATCGCCGGCCATTTGGGCCGTATCCGGCCTTTTGCCGCATGGACTCATTCGCCCGCAAGCTACCAAAATCACTACCTTATCAGCGCCGTTGGCAAACCTCGGATTTAATGAACCTCCAGCCGTGATTCAGCAAACCCGTGATAGCGCGGGTGACATTATTAGTGTTCTTAGTTGGAATCCACATATGGCAAGTCAGGTGCCCGCCGGGCTACCCCTAAATATATTTGTCATGGCCCAAACCAGCATTGGCACCCCAATCGCCATCTCCCACGTGGACCAAATCACTGATACCAATAGCAATTTGGGTGTCGCTGGTGCCCAAGCCATGCCCGGCACGCAAAACACCTTATGGCAAGTACCTATTGCAGGCTTCACCGCCCAACCAGCGGGAGACATCGTGCAAATTGCCGTCACACTGGCTAACGGAGAGACCGCCACCGCCAATTTTACCTTACCCGCGATTACGGGCAATGCCACGATCTTGTCGCCCTTTACCCCGAGTCAGGTGGATCAGGTTGACGGATGGAGTACGTTCCCCGCCAACACCCCACCAGTGGCGGTGTTGACCATTGGCCAGCCGCCCAGTCTCGCCGATTTAAGCGCCACCTTAACTCAAAGCCAATGGTCCCCTCCGGGCGTGACCTTTCATTACGAAGATGGGGCCAGCAATAACGAGACGGGGACGGCCAACGAATACACAGAGGCTGAACTGGATTTAGAAGCGGTTGCGAGTGCCGCCCCCCATTCCCCGATCGAAGAATATGTGTATCCCGATTCTGATCCCAATGATCCGCTGGTCGGCTTCTTGACCCAACTCACCCAACAAACTGCCGCCAAAATTGCCAGCCTCAGTTACGGCTTTTATGGCGAAGATCCGGCCACCCTGAGCAGTTTGATGAACATCTTGACCGCAGAAGGCGTAACCGTGGTGCAAGCCAGCGGCGACCAAGGGGCTTGGAACGGCGGCAGCGATCCCGGCCCAGCGGGCCTCAGCCAATTGGAGCAAATCCCCTCTGTGTTGAGTGTCGGTGGACTGGATACCGCAGCCCCGGCGACCTTAGACGCCAACGGCAATGTGGTCAATATTAATGGCCCGGCTATTTTTAAAGCGTGGGGGGGCGACTATATGAATGGGCTTCCCCCCGCTGTGGCGCAAGCTTACACCAGCCAAAACGCCGCATCCAGCGGCGGCTATAGCACCACAATTCCGGTACCCTCGTGGGAATCACCCTTTTTACCCGCAAATGCCAGTGGATTTGGGGTGCCGATTATTGCCGCGCCCGCCGGTGCTCCCGGATTTTCCGGCTATCAAGGCGGACAGCAAGCCATATTCGGGGGTACCAGCCTCGCCGCTCCGCTGACCGCCGGATGGCTCGCGGATGCAGAAACCCTGATGGGCACTAGCCAATCGGGCATGGGTAACATCAACCCGTTATTGTTTCAAACCGCCCAAGCGCATCCCAGCCTCTTCACGCAAGCCCTGTGGGGTTCGAACGGCGTTTATTCGGTGACCTCGCCCTCACCTGGCAGTTGGAATCCGGTGACGGGACTCGGGATGGTAAACTGGAGTGGTTTAGCCCTCGCCGACGCCACCTCGCCGGCATCCGTCACGCCCACCCTGTCCCTAAAAGCACCGGCTACTACTATAGGCCAGCTCGCCACCTTAAGTGCCGACATCAACGGAGTGAGCTCTGCCAAATATCAGTTTTGGCTCAAAAACCCCGCCAACGGCACCTGGATCTCGAGCGGTCCCTATTCCTCGAACGCCCAATTTCAGTTCCGTCCATCGATCGCCGGAAACTGGGAAGCGGTGGTCTATGCCCTGCTGCCACAGGGCACCACGTTAATGGCCAATACCACGCTGTCGGTCAGCCCCACCGGATCCATGGTCACCAGCCTCACGATCACGACGGCGTCTGCCTCACCCTTTGTAAATCCGGGGCAAACCGTGACGATTTCGGCTGATGGCACCGATACCGGTAACCAGCCTGAGTATCAGTTCTGGTTACGCGGTCCCAATGACCAATGGCGTCTGGTGCAAAACTACAGCAGCACGGAGTCGCTTAGCCTTTTGAACCTTCAACCAGGCAGCTATGCGATATCCGTGTATGCATTAGATGCCGCACAAGTGGCCGCCCACGCCTGGAACCAGGCTTACACTGAAACCACCGTCATTTATGTCGGCTCAAATGTCGCGGCCTCGGTACCGGCCACCGGTAGCGTCAATCAACCCCTGACCGTGACCGGGCTTGCCAGCGATATCACGGCCGCACAATATCAGTGGTGGATCGAATCCCCCAGCGGGCAATGGACCTCATCAGGGGCTTATCAATCGTCACCCGTTTGGACATTCACCCCCACCCAGTCAGGAACCTACACCCTTATCCTCTATGCCAAAGATCCCTTAGCATTAGCAACTGAGGCCAATGCAATATCGACTCGAACGACAGTGTTCGTACAATAA
- a CDS encoding Integrase catalytic region (PFAM: Integrase core domain~InterPro IPR001584~KEGG: dsy:DSY1306 hypothetical protein~PFAM: Integrase, catalytic core~SPTR: Putative uncharacterized protein): protein MSAASIDRFLAAERRRLEVKGRNGTKPGTPLKQQIPVRMWAEWDDATHPGFLEIDLVSHDGGAARGEFAWTLDLVDILTGWTETVALPNKARKWVIEALDTQLARFPFPIRGIDSDNGSEFINHHLLTWCDSHPITFTRARAYHKNDGCYVEQKNWSVVRRFVGYLRYEGAEQVQWLNDLYATLRLYTHFFQPLQKAVAKERRGARTYRRYDQAQTPYQRVLALPDTVVSPAQKAVLTAQYASLNPAAIRRDLLRLQNRLWDPMPRETPHEFPL, encoded by the coding sequence ATGAGTGCCGCGTCGATCGACCGCTTTCTCGCCGCCGAACGGCGGCGGTTGGAGGTCAAAGGGCGCAACGGCACCAAGCCCGGCACCCCCCTCAAACAGCAAATCCCGGTCCGGATGTGGGCGGAATGGGATGATGCGACCCATCCCGGATTTCTCGAAATCGATCTCGTCTCCCACGATGGCGGCGCAGCCCGTGGCGAATTTGCCTGGACCCTGGATTTGGTCGACATCTTAACCGGGTGGACGGAAACCGTGGCCTTGCCGAATAAAGCCCGAAAATGGGTGATCGAGGCCTTGGATACCCAGCTCGCGCGCTTTCCCTTCCCGATTCGCGGGATCGACTCGGATAACGGGAGCGAATTCATCAACCACCATCTTCTGACTTGGTGCGATAGCCACCCGATCACGTTTACCCGGGCCCGAGCCTATCACAAAAACGACGGCTGTTATGTGGAGCAAAAAAACTGGTCGGTGGTGCGGCGCTTCGTCGGTTATCTACGCTATGAGGGGGCCGAACAGGTGCAATGGCTGAACGACCTCTATGCCACCCTCCGCCTCTATACCCATTTCTTTCAGCCGTTACAAAAGGCCGTGGCCAAAGAGCGTCGGGGAGCCCGCACCTACCGCCGCTATGATCAGGCTCAAACTCCCTACCAACGGGTCCTGGCGCTGCCGGATACGGTTGTGTCTCCGGCACAGAAAGCGGTCTTAACGGCGCAGTACGCTTCGCTCAATCCCGCCGCGATTCGACGCGATTTGCTACGGCTCCAAAACCGGTTGTGGGACCCCATGCCCCGCGAAACCCCGCACGAGTTCCCTCTATGA
- a CDS encoding transposase IS116/IS110/IS902 family protein (PFAM: Transposase IS116/IS110/IS902 family; Transposase~InterPro IPR003346~KEGG: tmr:Tmar_1896 transposase IS116/IS110/IS902 family protein~PFAM: Transposase, IS116/IS110/IS902~SPTR: Transposase IS116/IS110/IS902 family protein) — protein sequence MTQFMELDLHKNYIHGYVFQPGQKGTHFRFSNTPDEWARFLATRLTPETAVAIEATGNAFTIDDRLINHAGQVVVIHPAGLTGLGAGRHTDRIDAERLAQLLALGTYTRVQVWVPPTKVRAIRALITQARACQQQETAWRNRARNLLIRAGYAVPRSVALRDWLAAHATELDETLQMIFTSALTMAEQAHQEGERLRGEILRRLQDRPEMAWLWSVPGLGAWTAAVVWAWIGDPLRFRSARHFGRYAGLVSRAIEIPQKR from the coding sequence ATGACACAATTTATGGAGTTGGATTTGCATAAAAATTATATTCATGGCTATGTCTTTCAACCCGGCCAAAAAGGGACGCATTTCCGGTTTTCCAACACGCCCGACGAGTGGGCCCGGTTTCTCGCCACGCGGCTCACCCCGGAGACCGCCGTGGCGATCGAAGCGACCGGCAATGCATTCACGATCGATGATCGCCTGATCAACCACGCGGGTCAAGTGGTCGTCATTCATCCGGCCGGCCTCACAGGGCTGGGCGCCGGGCGGCACACGGACCGGATTGACGCCGAACGGCTGGCGCAACTGCTGGCGCTCGGGACGTACACCCGAGTCCAGGTGTGGGTGCCGCCCACGAAGGTTCGTGCCATTCGGGCGTTGATTACCCAAGCCCGGGCCTGTCAGCAGCAGGAGACCGCGTGGCGGAACCGGGCGCGGAATCTTTTGATCCGGGCAGGTTACGCGGTTCCGCGGTCGGTGGCCTTGCGGGACTGGCTGGCGGCCCATGCGACGGAACTCGACGAGACGCTGCAAATGATTTTCACGAGTGCACTGACGATGGCCGAGCAGGCCCACCAGGAAGGCGAGCGCTTGCGGGGCGAGATTCTGCGGCGCTTGCAGGACCGGCCCGAGATGGCCTGGCTCTGGAGCGTGCCCGGTCTGGGCGCGTGGACCGCGGCCGTGGTGTGGGCCTGGATCGGGGATCCGCTGCGCTTTCGGTCCGCCCGCCACTTCGGGCGGTATGCCGGGCTGGTGTCAAGGGCAATTGAAATTCCCCAGAAAAGATAA
- a CDS encoding Integrase catalytic region (PFAM: Integrase core domain~InterPro IPR001584~KEGG: hmo:HM1_0932 integrase, catalytic region~PFAM: Integrase, catalytic core~SPTR: Integrase catalytic region), with amino-acid sequence MTELCEQVHAWAEAYPQVPLQVWCATVHLPRGSYYAWRRRQLNPSEDRRRAAVGRAPVGYSTTQTGHAVSDDQIMAWILAILEQENPWYGYRKVTAVLRQQYGLIINPKKVYRLMKAWHLLWPDRPPKSRYPRKLARNWVITRPNQLWQTDITYGYIAGEDRFFYVQAILDVCDRSIVAYHIGLTCRAADAAQTLQRAVQARQTEWGPEPPVIRTDNGPQFTAHVFEAQCQAFGLTHERIPVATPNANAYIEAWHALLDRECLSQEFATYAEAYAAVTRWIAFYNQRRLHGALGYRSPAQMRHAVANGQAQWTPLCA; translated from the coding sequence GTGACAGAATTATGTGAACAGGTGCATGCATGGGCTGAGGCGTACCCCCAGGTGCCCCTGCAAGTCTGGTGTGCGACCGTGCATCTCCCGCGCGGGAGTTATTATGCCTGGCGCCGGCGGCAGCTCAACCCGTCCGAAGACCGACGGCGCGCGGCCGTCGGCCGCGCCCCTGTGGGCTATAGCACCACCCAAACCGGGCATGCGGTGTCCGACGACCAAATCATGGCGTGGATTCTGGCCATTTTGGAGCAGGAAAATCCCTGGTATGGCTATCGGAAAGTCACGGCGGTCTTACGCCAACAGTATGGGTTGATCATCAATCCGAAAAAGGTCTATCGGCTGATGAAGGCTTGGCACTTGCTCTGGCCCGATCGCCCCCCGAAATCGCGCTATCCGCGCAAATTGGCCCGGAATTGGGTCATCACGCGACCGAACCAGCTGTGGCAAACGGACATCACCTACGGATATATTGCGGGCGAAGACCGTTTTTTCTACGTCCAAGCGATTTTAGATGTCTGTGACCGGAGTATCGTGGCCTATCACATTGGGCTGACCTGCCGGGCGGCGGACGCCGCCCAGACGCTTCAACGAGCCGTCCAGGCCCGCCAGACCGAATGGGGTCCGGAACCGCCCGTGATTCGCACCGATAATGGCCCTCAATTTACGGCTCACGTGTTCGAAGCCCAGTGTCAAGCCTTCGGCTTGACCCACGAACGGATTCCCGTGGCGACGCCGAACGCCAACGCCTATATTGAGGCCTGGCATGCCCTGTTAGACCGCGAATGTCTGAGTCAGGAATTTGCGACCTATGCCGAAGCCTACGCGGCGGTCACCCGGTGGATTGCGTTTTATAACCAGCGCCGCCTGCACGGAGCCTTAGGGTATCGGTCTCCTGCCCAAATGCGGCACGCCGTGGCGAACGGCCAAGCACAGTGGACCCCGTTGTGTGCGTAA